The sequence CTCTCGCCGCGACCGTCCACCGGCTTGTGCCGGGAACGGCAGCCGTGTTCTGTGCAGTCCGTCTGAGCCCGCTCCTTCAAGCCCGTCTCGCGGAAGAAGTCGGCACTCATCCGGATCTAGTCGCTCTTCTCAGGGCATGGCGAGCGAAACGTCGTCGTAAACGACACGGATCTCTTCCTTTCTACAGAGGTCAGGAACACCCCACAGGGCAGGGTCCCATGATTCCACCCTCCCTACGATCGACCACTTCCCGCAAATAAGTCCAAGGTCACCGAACCTGCAAACCTTGATGGCGGCACTCGGATTAAGCAACCCTTGCGGCGGGACTTCAGGTGTTTCCAAGCGCGGACCGAAGAAGTACACGAGCACGATACCCTTA is a genomic window of Streptomyces sp. NBC_00414 containing:
- a CDS encoding Imm26 family immunity protein, translating into MVPRAMWLGVTRKLPYPPGDTFAVSLRDHGYALGVAARADGKGIVLVYFFGPRLETPEVPPQGLLNPSAAIKVCRFGDLGLICGKWSIVGRVESWDPALWGVPDLCRKEEIRVVYDDVSLAMP